Proteins found in one Cyprinus carpio isolate SPL01 chromosome B10, ASM1834038v1, whole genome shotgun sequence genomic segment:
- the vps26c gene encoding vacuolar protein sorting-associated protein 26C, translating into MSVSLDIRLKRANKVYHEGERVSGVLLVNSRDALQHQGVSLSLEGLVNLQLSSKSVGVFEAFYNSVKPIQLVSSNMEVVKPGKIPAGRTEIPFEFPLQAKGNKVLYETYHGVFVNIQYTLRCDMRRPLLAKDLSKTCEFMVHCQPQKSKLQPNPVEFSITPETLQNVRERSSLPRFLIRGHLDATSCAVTQPLTGELVLESSEVAIKSIELQLVRVETCGCAEGYARDATEIQNIQIAEGDVCRGLSIPIYMVFPRLFTCPTLETTNFKVEFEVNIVIILQDDHLITENFPLKLVRV; encoded by the exons ATGAGCGTGTCGCTGGATATCAGGCTGAAGCGGGCGAATAAAGTGTATCATGAGGGG GAGCGAGTGAGCGGAGTGCTGCTGGTCAACAGCAGAGACGCGCTGCAGCACCAGGGGGTCTCTCTCAGTCTGGAGGGACTGGTCAACCTGCAGCTCAGCTCCAAGAGCGTCGGAGTCTTCGAGGCCTTCTACAACTCCGTCAAg CCCATCCAGCTGGTGTCCAGTAACATGGAGGTGGTGAAGCCGGGGAAGATCCCCGCAGGAAGAACCGAGATCCCCTTCGAGTTTCCGCTGCAGGCCAAAGGCAACAAAGTCCTGTACGAGACGTACCACGGCGTGTTCGTCAACATACAG TACACACTCCGCTGCGACATGAGACGCCCGCTGCTCGCCAAAGACCTCAGCAAGACCTGCGAGTTCATGGTGCACTGCCAG CCACAGAAGTCGAAGCTGCAGCCGAACCCTGTGGAGTTCAGCATCACTCCGGAGACGCTGCAGAACGTCAGAGAG AGGAGCTCCTTACCCCGCTTCCTCATCAGGGGTCACCTGGACGCCACCAGCTGCGCCGTCACACAACCCCTGACTGGAGAACTGGTGCTGGAGAGTTCAGAGGTCGCCATCAAGAGCATCGAGCTGCAGCTGGTGCGGGTGGAGACCTGCG GCTGCGCGGAGGGATACGCCCGAGACGCCACCGAGATCCAGAACATCCAGATCGCTGAAGGAGACGTGTGCCGCGGCCTCTCCATCCCCATCTACATGGTGTTTCCTCGCCTCTTCACCTGCCCAACTCTAGAAACCACCAACTTTAAAGTCG AATTCGAGGTGAATATAGTGATCATTCTTCAAGACGATCACCTGATAACGGAAAACTTCCCGCTCAAGCTGGTCAGAGTTTGA
- the LOC109098893 gene encoding dual specificity tyrosine-phosphorylation-regulated kinase 1A-like isoform X1, with product MIAGPPEDSRSSRQKEARHTIFTNDCEVKDQLKHLRRRQDPAETSGLFSPGDHSRGASGGETSACKPFSVRLAPSFSFHSAGVQMDAQTPHSHPPFSDGHPPGAADQSAAALQAPQVTADMVMVQRRMPQCFRDPATAPLRKLSIELIKTYKHINEVYYAKKKRRHQQGQGEDSSNKKERKIYNDGYDDDNFDYIVKNGEKWMDRYEIDSLIGKGSFGQVVKAYDRVEQEWVAIKIIKNKKAFLNQAQIEVRLLELMNKHDTEMKYYIVHLKRHFMFRNHLCLVFEMLSYNLYDLLRNTNFRGVSLNLTRKFAQQLCTALLFLATPELSIIHCDLKPENILLCNPKRSAIKIVDFGSSCQLGQRIYQYIQSRFYRSPEVLLGMPYDLAIDMWSLGCILVEMHTGEPLFSGANEVDQMNKIVEVLGVPPSHILEQASKARKFFEKMSDSTWCVKKTKDGKRYKPAGSRKLHSILGVEAGGPGGRRAGESGHAVADYLKFKDLVLRMLDYDPKTRIQPYYALQHSFFKKTADEGTNTSSSVSTSPALEQSQSSGTTSSTSSSSGGSSGTSTSGRARSDPTHQHRHSGGHFSAAVSMDCHNLCPQARQGFAPALGWVGGDGLQQASGETHPVQETTFHVPPHQPKALHPHHHHHHHHHHHPPPQHGQGPARPRPRLYSPSHSASTQDSMEVTQGHLSMTSLSSSTSSSSTSSSSTGNHHYAYQSRLGFGHNGSMTLGLGAFSNPRQETGVPGHPSNSGPGRYMAEAGMGLEREESPMVCVQQSSVASS from the exons ATGATCGCGGGTCCTCCGGAGGATTCTCGCTCCTCTCGTCAGAAAGAGGCGCGCCACACG ATCTTCACCAATGATTGTGAAGTTAAAGATCAACTCAAGCACCTCAGAAGACGACAAGACCCTGCTGAGACATCAGGGCTGTTCTCACCTGGAGACCACTCGCGAGGCGCTTCAG gaggAGAGACCTCAGCATGCAAACCCTTCTCTGTTCGGCTGGCCCCCTCGTTTTCTTTCCATTCGGCTGGTGTGCAGATGGATGCGCAGACGCCCCATTCTCACCCGCCGTTCAGTGATGGTCACCCGCCGGGCGCCGCTGACCAATCAGCCGCTGCGCTGCAGGCCCCGCAG gtaACTGCTGATATGGTGATGGTTCAGAGGCGGATGCCTCAGTGTTTCCGGGATCCAGCGACTGCGCCCTTAAGAAAACTCTCCATCGAACTGatcaaaacatacaaacacatcaATGAG GTATACTATGCAAAAAAGAAGCGTCGTCACCAACAGGGTCAGGGCGAGGACTCCAGCAACAAGAAGGAGAGGAAGATTTACAACGACGGTTACGATGATGACAACTTTGACTACATCGTTAAAAATGGAGAGAAATGGATGGACAGATACGAGATCGATTCTTTAATAGGCAAAGGCTCGTTCGGTCAG GTGGTGAAGGCGTATGACCGCGTGGAGCAGGAGTGGGTCGCCATCAAGATCATCAAGAATAAAAAGGCCTTTCTGAATCAGGCTCAGATTGAAGTCCGGCTGCTGGAGCTCATGAACAAACACGACACCGAGATGAAGTACTACATCG TTCATCTGAAACGCCATTTCATGTTCCGGAACCACTTGTGTCTGGTCTTCGAGATGTTGTCCTATAACCTGTACGACCTGCTGAGGAACACCAATTTCCGCGGCGTGTCTCTGAACCTGACGCGCAAGTTTGCTCAGCAGCTGTGCACCGCGCTGCTCTTCCTGGCCACGCCTGAGCTGAGCATCATCCACTGTGACCTCAAGCCCGAGAACATCCTGCTCTGCAACCCCAAGAGATCCGCCATCAAGATCGTGGACTTCGGGAGCTCCTGTCAGCTGGGCCAGCGG ATATACCAGTACATCCAGAGCCGGTTCTACCGCTCGCCCGAGGTGCTGCTGGGAATGCCGTACGATCTGGCCATCGACATGTGGTCTCTGGGCTGCATCCTGGTGGAGATGCACACCGGAGAGCCTCTGTTCAGCGGCGCTAACGAG GTGGACCAGATGAATAAAATCGTGGAGGTGTTGGGCGTCCCCCCGAGTCATATTCTGGAGCAGGCGTCTAAAGCCAGGAAGTTCTTTGAGAAGATGTCTGACAGCACGTGGTGTGTGAAGAAGACCAAAGATGGCAAAAGG TATAAACCCGCAGGCTCCCGGAAGCTGCACAGTATTTTGGGCGTGGAGGCTGGTGGCCCCGGCGGGCGGAGAGCCGGTGAGTCGGGTCACGCCGTCGCAGACTACCTGAAGTTCAAAGACCTGGTCCTGCGGATGCTGGACTACGACCCCAAGACCCGCATCCAGCCGTATTACGCGCTGCAGCACAGCTTCTTCAAGAAGACCGCAGACGAAGGCACTAACACCAGCAGCAGCGTGTCCACGAGTCCAGCGCTGGAGCAGTCGCAGTCGTCCGGAACCACGTCCAGCACCTCCTCCAGCTCAG GAGGATCGTCTGGAACGAGCACCAGCGGCCGCGCCCGCTCCGACCCGACCCATCAGCACCGGCACAGCGGAGGACACTTCAGTGCAGCGGTGAGCATGGACTGTCACAACCTCTGCCCGCAG GCGAGACAGGGCTTCGCGCCGGCGCTGGGGTGGGTGGGAGGAGACGGACTCCAGCAGGCGTCCGGAGAGACACACCCCGTCCAGGAGACCACCTTCCACGTGCCCCCCCACCAGCCCAAGGCTCTGCACccccatcaccaccaccaccaccaccatcaccaccacccTCCGCCGCAGCACGGTCAGGGCCCCGCCCGGCCCCGGCCCCGCCTCTACTCGCCCTCCCACAGCGCCTCCACGCAGGACTCCATGGAGGTGACCCAAGGCCACCTGTCCATGACCTCGCTGTCTTCCTCCACCTCATCCTCGTCCACGTCCTCGTCCTCCACCGGGAACCATCACTACGCCTACCAGAGCCGCCTGGGCTTTGGCCACAACGGCAGCATGACTCTAGGACTGGGTGCCTTCTCCAACCCGCGGCAGGAGACGGGCGTGCCGGGTCACCCCTCGAACTCTGGGCCGGGCCGCTACATGGCCGAGGCTGGCATGGGCCTGGAGCGCGAGGAGTCGCCCATGGTGTGTGTGCAGCAGAGCTCGGTGGCCAGCTCCTGA
- the LOC109098893 gene encoding dual specificity tyrosine-phosphorylation-regulated kinase 1A-like isoform X2, translating into MIAGPPEDSRSSRQKEARHTIFTNDCEVKDQLKHLRRRQDPAETSGLFSPGDHSRGASGGETSACKPFSVRLAPSFSFHSAGVQMDAQTPHSHPPFSDGHPPGAADQSAAALQAPQVTADMVMVQRRMPQCFRDPATAPLRKLSIELIKTYKHINEVYYAKKKRRHQQGQGEDSSNKKERKIYNDGYDDDNFDYIVKNGEKWMDRYEIDSLIGKGSFGQVVKAYDRVEQEWVAIKIIKNKKAFLNQAQIEVRLLELMNKHDTEMKYYIVHLKRHFMFRNHLCLVFEMLSYNLYDLLRNTNFRGVSLNLTRKFAQQLCTALLFLATPELSIIHCDLKPENILLCNPKRSAIKIVDFGSSCQLGQRIYQYIQSRFYRSPEVLLGMPYDLAIDMWSLGCILVEMHTGEPLFSGANEVDQMNKIVEVLGVPPSHILEQASKARKFFEKMSDSTWCVKKTKDGKRYKPAGSRKLHSILGVEAGGPGGRRAGESGHAVADYLKFKDLVLRMLDYDPKTRIQPYYALQHSFFKKTADEGTNTSSSVSTSPALEQSQSSGTTSSTSSSSGGSSGTSTSGRARSDPTHQHRHSGGHFSAAARQGFAPALGWVGGDGLQQASGETHPVQETTFHVPPHQPKALHPHHHHHHHHHHHPPPQHGQGPARPRPRLYSPSHSASTQDSMEVTQGHLSMTSLSSSTSSSSTSSSSTGNHHYAYQSRLGFGHNGSMTLGLGAFSNPRQETGVPGHPSNSGPGRYMAEAGMGLEREESPMVCVQQSSVASS; encoded by the exons ATGATCGCGGGTCCTCCGGAGGATTCTCGCTCCTCTCGTCAGAAAGAGGCGCGCCACACG ATCTTCACCAATGATTGTGAAGTTAAAGATCAACTCAAGCACCTCAGAAGACGACAAGACCCTGCTGAGACATCAGGGCTGTTCTCACCTGGAGACCACTCGCGAGGCGCTTCAG gaggAGAGACCTCAGCATGCAAACCCTTCTCTGTTCGGCTGGCCCCCTCGTTTTCTTTCCATTCGGCTGGTGTGCAGATGGATGCGCAGACGCCCCATTCTCACCCGCCGTTCAGTGATGGTCACCCGCCGGGCGCCGCTGACCAATCAGCCGCTGCGCTGCAGGCCCCGCAG gtaACTGCTGATATGGTGATGGTTCAGAGGCGGATGCCTCAGTGTTTCCGGGATCCAGCGACTGCGCCCTTAAGAAAACTCTCCATCGAACTGatcaaaacatacaaacacatcaATGAG GTATACTATGCAAAAAAGAAGCGTCGTCACCAACAGGGTCAGGGCGAGGACTCCAGCAACAAGAAGGAGAGGAAGATTTACAACGACGGTTACGATGATGACAACTTTGACTACATCGTTAAAAATGGAGAGAAATGGATGGACAGATACGAGATCGATTCTTTAATAGGCAAAGGCTCGTTCGGTCAG GTGGTGAAGGCGTATGACCGCGTGGAGCAGGAGTGGGTCGCCATCAAGATCATCAAGAATAAAAAGGCCTTTCTGAATCAGGCTCAGATTGAAGTCCGGCTGCTGGAGCTCATGAACAAACACGACACCGAGATGAAGTACTACATCG TTCATCTGAAACGCCATTTCATGTTCCGGAACCACTTGTGTCTGGTCTTCGAGATGTTGTCCTATAACCTGTACGACCTGCTGAGGAACACCAATTTCCGCGGCGTGTCTCTGAACCTGACGCGCAAGTTTGCTCAGCAGCTGTGCACCGCGCTGCTCTTCCTGGCCACGCCTGAGCTGAGCATCATCCACTGTGACCTCAAGCCCGAGAACATCCTGCTCTGCAACCCCAAGAGATCCGCCATCAAGATCGTGGACTTCGGGAGCTCCTGTCAGCTGGGCCAGCGG ATATACCAGTACATCCAGAGCCGGTTCTACCGCTCGCCCGAGGTGCTGCTGGGAATGCCGTACGATCTGGCCATCGACATGTGGTCTCTGGGCTGCATCCTGGTGGAGATGCACACCGGAGAGCCTCTGTTCAGCGGCGCTAACGAG GTGGACCAGATGAATAAAATCGTGGAGGTGTTGGGCGTCCCCCCGAGTCATATTCTGGAGCAGGCGTCTAAAGCCAGGAAGTTCTTTGAGAAGATGTCTGACAGCACGTGGTGTGTGAAGAAGACCAAAGATGGCAAAAGG TATAAACCCGCAGGCTCCCGGAAGCTGCACAGTATTTTGGGCGTGGAGGCTGGTGGCCCCGGCGGGCGGAGAGCCGGTGAGTCGGGTCACGCCGTCGCAGACTACCTGAAGTTCAAAGACCTGGTCCTGCGGATGCTGGACTACGACCCCAAGACCCGCATCCAGCCGTATTACGCGCTGCAGCACAGCTTCTTCAAGAAGACCGCAGACGAAGGCACTAACACCAGCAGCAGCGTGTCCACGAGTCCAGCGCTGGAGCAGTCGCAGTCGTCCGGAACCACGTCCAGCACCTCCTCCAGCTCAG GAGGATCGTCTGGAACGAGCACCAGCGGCCGCGCCCGCTCCGACCCGACCCATCAGCACCGGCACAGCGGAGGACACTTCAGTGCAGCG GCGAGACAGGGCTTCGCGCCGGCGCTGGGGTGGGTGGGAGGAGACGGACTCCAGCAGGCGTCCGGAGAGACACACCCCGTCCAGGAGACCACCTTCCACGTGCCCCCCCACCAGCCCAAGGCTCTGCACccccatcaccaccaccaccaccaccatcaccaccacccTCCGCCGCAGCACGGTCAGGGCCCCGCCCGGCCCCGGCCCCGCCTCTACTCGCCCTCCCACAGCGCCTCCACGCAGGACTCCATGGAGGTGACCCAAGGCCACCTGTCCATGACCTCGCTGTCTTCCTCCACCTCATCCTCGTCCACGTCCTCGTCCTCCACCGGGAACCATCACTACGCCTACCAGAGCCGCCTGGGCTTTGGCCACAACGGCAGCATGACTCTAGGACTGGGTGCCTTCTCCAACCCGCGGCAGGAGACGGGCGTGCCGGGTCACCCCTCGAACTCTGGGCCGGGCCGCTACATGGCCGAGGCTGGCATGGGCCTGGAGCGCGAGGAGTCGCCCATGGTGTGTGTGCAGCAGAGCTCGGTGGCCAGCTCCTGA
- the LOC109098893 gene encoding dual specificity tyrosine-phosphorylation-regulated kinase 1A-like isoform X3, protein MHTGGETSACKPFSVRLAPSFSFHSAGVQMDAQTPHSHPPFSDGHPPGAADQSAAALQAPQVTADMVMVQRRMPQCFRDPATAPLRKLSIELIKTYKHINEVYYAKKKRRHQQGQGEDSSNKKERKIYNDGYDDDNFDYIVKNGEKWMDRYEIDSLIGKGSFGQVVKAYDRVEQEWVAIKIIKNKKAFLNQAQIEVRLLELMNKHDTEMKYYIVHLKRHFMFRNHLCLVFEMLSYNLYDLLRNTNFRGVSLNLTRKFAQQLCTALLFLATPELSIIHCDLKPENILLCNPKRSAIKIVDFGSSCQLGQRIYQYIQSRFYRSPEVLLGMPYDLAIDMWSLGCILVEMHTGEPLFSGANEVDQMNKIVEVLGVPPSHILEQASKARKFFEKMSDSTWCVKKTKDGKRYKPAGSRKLHSILGVEAGGPGGRRAGESGHAVADYLKFKDLVLRMLDYDPKTRIQPYYALQHSFFKKTADEGTNTSSSVSTSPALEQSQSSGTTSSTSSSSGGSSGTSTSGRARSDPTHQHRHSGGHFSAAVSMDCHNLCPQARQGFAPALGWVGGDGLQQASGETHPVQETTFHVPPHQPKALHPHHHHHHHHHHHPPPQHGQGPARPRPRLYSPSHSASTQDSMEVTQGHLSMTSLSSSTSSSSTSSSSTGNHHYAYQSRLGFGHNGSMTLGLGAFSNPRQETGVPGHPSNSGPGRYMAEAGMGLEREESPMVCVQQSSVASS, encoded by the exons ATGCATACAG gaggAGAGACCTCAGCATGCAAACCCTTCTCTGTTCGGCTGGCCCCCTCGTTTTCTTTCCATTCGGCTGGTGTGCAGATGGATGCGCAGACGCCCCATTCTCACCCGCCGTTCAGTGATGGTCACCCGCCGGGCGCCGCTGACCAATCAGCCGCTGCGCTGCAGGCCCCGCAG gtaACTGCTGATATGGTGATGGTTCAGAGGCGGATGCCTCAGTGTTTCCGGGATCCAGCGACTGCGCCCTTAAGAAAACTCTCCATCGAACTGatcaaaacatacaaacacatcaATGAG GTATACTATGCAAAAAAGAAGCGTCGTCACCAACAGGGTCAGGGCGAGGACTCCAGCAACAAGAAGGAGAGGAAGATTTACAACGACGGTTACGATGATGACAACTTTGACTACATCGTTAAAAATGGAGAGAAATGGATGGACAGATACGAGATCGATTCTTTAATAGGCAAAGGCTCGTTCGGTCAG GTGGTGAAGGCGTATGACCGCGTGGAGCAGGAGTGGGTCGCCATCAAGATCATCAAGAATAAAAAGGCCTTTCTGAATCAGGCTCAGATTGAAGTCCGGCTGCTGGAGCTCATGAACAAACACGACACCGAGATGAAGTACTACATCG TTCATCTGAAACGCCATTTCATGTTCCGGAACCACTTGTGTCTGGTCTTCGAGATGTTGTCCTATAACCTGTACGACCTGCTGAGGAACACCAATTTCCGCGGCGTGTCTCTGAACCTGACGCGCAAGTTTGCTCAGCAGCTGTGCACCGCGCTGCTCTTCCTGGCCACGCCTGAGCTGAGCATCATCCACTGTGACCTCAAGCCCGAGAACATCCTGCTCTGCAACCCCAAGAGATCCGCCATCAAGATCGTGGACTTCGGGAGCTCCTGTCAGCTGGGCCAGCGG ATATACCAGTACATCCAGAGCCGGTTCTACCGCTCGCCCGAGGTGCTGCTGGGAATGCCGTACGATCTGGCCATCGACATGTGGTCTCTGGGCTGCATCCTGGTGGAGATGCACACCGGAGAGCCTCTGTTCAGCGGCGCTAACGAG GTGGACCAGATGAATAAAATCGTGGAGGTGTTGGGCGTCCCCCCGAGTCATATTCTGGAGCAGGCGTCTAAAGCCAGGAAGTTCTTTGAGAAGATGTCTGACAGCACGTGGTGTGTGAAGAAGACCAAAGATGGCAAAAGG TATAAACCCGCAGGCTCCCGGAAGCTGCACAGTATTTTGGGCGTGGAGGCTGGTGGCCCCGGCGGGCGGAGAGCCGGTGAGTCGGGTCACGCCGTCGCAGACTACCTGAAGTTCAAAGACCTGGTCCTGCGGATGCTGGACTACGACCCCAAGACCCGCATCCAGCCGTATTACGCGCTGCAGCACAGCTTCTTCAAGAAGACCGCAGACGAAGGCACTAACACCAGCAGCAGCGTGTCCACGAGTCCAGCGCTGGAGCAGTCGCAGTCGTCCGGAACCACGTCCAGCACCTCCTCCAGCTCAG GAGGATCGTCTGGAACGAGCACCAGCGGCCGCGCCCGCTCCGACCCGACCCATCAGCACCGGCACAGCGGAGGACACTTCAGTGCAGCGGTGAGCATGGACTGTCACAACCTCTGCCCGCAG GCGAGACAGGGCTTCGCGCCGGCGCTGGGGTGGGTGGGAGGAGACGGACTCCAGCAGGCGTCCGGAGAGACACACCCCGTCCAGGAGACCACCTTCCACGTGCCCCCCCACCAGCCCAAGGCTCTGCACccccatcaccaccaccaccaccaccatcaccaccacccTCCGCCGCAGCACGGTCAGGGCCCCGCCCGGCCCCGGCCCCGCCTCTACTCGCCCTCCCACAGCGCCTCCACGCAGGACTCCATGGAGGTGACCCAAGGCCACCTGTCCATGACCTCGCTGTCTTCCTCCACCTCATCCTCGTCCACGTCCTCGTCCTCCACCGGGAACCATCACTACGCCTACCAGAGCCGCCTGGGCTTTGGCCACAACGGCAGCATGACTCTAGGACTGGGTGCCTTCTCCAACCCGCGGCAGGAGACGGGCGTGCCGGGTCACCCCTCGAACTCTGGGCCGGGCCGCTACATGGCCGAGGCTGGCATGGGCCTGGAGCGCGAGGAGTCGCCCATGGTGTGTGTGCAGCAGAGCTCGGTGGCCAGCTCCTGA